In Oryzias melastigma strain HK-1 linkage group LG10, ASM292280v2, whole genome shotgun sequence, a single window of DNA contains:
- the LOC112153045 gene encoding calcium-binding protein P has product MLSLFGFDWMGLVLCSIYNSSVLGGLLQLVLTIMNSQVYLGLLLFPLLFVDSFGLPAKGSQAPSYGGGSSTHEPSYVPHRRGSYVQYSSPDLMSQPMHFYVQEPSLSQEVVETVPAPDNMGLVAPGELYPSSSSSSPVQEGYFLGSTQPEAAQPGLPASSWLVAPQSFEEASTNAQAQSTSELLPQPPAGPVLQSGETSNIVKEAELGNYQQETEEFGYPGQPAASEPGFTRLPVPSVVLPGYWGSPYPGFDYRLLYGLYPPGTYSTFSQSHERGKDYYKDVHYLKEHESEEDEGPQQQKVFPGPPQYSTGQQVASRV; this is encoded by the exons ATGCTGAGCTTGTTTGGCTTTGATTGGATGGGGCTGGTTCTCTGCAGCATTTATAATTCTTCAGTGTTGGGTGGTTTGTTACAACTTGTCTTGACCATCATGAATTCACAGGTGTATTTGGG GCTTCTCCTCTTTCCCCTGCTGTTTGTGGATTCATTTGGTCTTCCTGCTAAAG GCTCTCAAGCCCCCAGTTATGGTGGTGGCAGCAGCACACATGAACCAAGCTATGTTCCTCACAGGAGAGGATCCTATGTGCAGTACAGTAGTCCTGATTTAATGTCTCAGCCAATGCACTTCTATGTCCAAGAACCCAGCCTCTCTCAAGAGGTGGTTGAAACAGTTCCAGCCCCTGACAATATGGGTCTTGTGGCCCCTGGAGAGCTTTACCCTAGCAGCTCTAGCTCTTCTCCTGTTCAGGAAGGCTATTTTCTTGGTTCAACACAACCTGAAGCAGCTCAGCCTGGCTTGCCAG CATCAAGTTGGCTTGTTGCTCCCCAAAGCTTTGAGGAAGCCTCTACTAATGCCCAGGCCCAAAGTACCAGTGAGCTCCTCCCACAACCACCAGCTGGACCAGTCCTCCAGTCAGGAGAGACCTCCAATATCGTGAAGGAAGCTGAACTGGGAAACTACCAGCAGGAGACGGAAGAATTTGGCTACCCGGGCCAACCGGCAGCATCTGAGCCAGGCTTCACAAGGCTGCCTGTACCAAGCGTTGTCCTGCCAGGTTACTGGGGAAGTCCTTATCCTGGCTTTGACTACAGGCTCCTGTACGGTCTGTATCCTCCTGGCACGTACAGCACATTCAGCCAGAGCCACGAGAGGGGCAAAGACTACTACAAGGATGTCCACTACCTGAAGGAACATGAGTCTGAGGAGGATGAAGGTCCTCAACAACAGAAGGTCTTCCCAGGCCCCCCACAGTACTCTACAGGTCAACAAGTGGCCTCAAGGGTGTGA
- the smtnl1 gene encoding smoothelin-like 1: MNGEMPVKEEDRDTNNNQADELTEAKGLAETPEGQEVTAVVERTEDDKVEEQAAEQEINGEDAKNTEEVPQQTEGDTEHNHDKALTIVDGTEPKMEQADKDVRKEEGQEGEKEKLVEEVSRKRVEECERKAKSEEKDKKEDGKDAQKVDRSEKGKVREEEKQGKPRRKTAPSSRPRTSARSIRSSAKSDIIAKFQQGAPETPIPRNFKIQKSSSAMATGASIKQKMLQWCRSKTRNYKDVNIENFSSSWCDGLAFCALIHRFFPDAFDYNSLNPREREKNFSLAFQTAESLADCCPLLEVADMIMMGNNPDPMCVFTYVQSLCHSLSKIEQERRSKEKEKVGDVDKETTKEEDGAEDTMDDKSETLDSHGETQGEHSQAEEGGEEKGAANSCEVKESAEVGEQSLTETEGKQNN; this comes from the exons ATGAATGGAGAAATGCCTGTAAAGGAGGAAGACAGGGACACCAACAACAACCag GCAGATGAGTTGACAGAAGCTAAAGGACTGGCTGAGACACCAGAAGGTCAGGAGGTGACAGCTGTCGTGGAGAGAACTGAGGACGATAAAGTGGAGGAGCAGGCTGCTGAACAAGAGATTAATGGAGAAGATGCAAAGAACACAGAGGAGGTCCCACAGCAGACTGAAGGAGACACTGAACACAACCACGATAAAGCACTGACAATTGTTGATGGGACAGAACCCAAAATGGAACAAGCAGATAAAGATGTGAGGAAGGAAGAGGGGCAGGAAGGTGAGAAAGAAAAGCTGGTGGAGGAGGTCAGCAGGAAAAGAGTGGAAGAGTGTGAGAGAAAAGCAAAGAGTGaggagaaagacaaaaaagaagatggGAAAGATGCCCAAAAAGTAGATAGGTCAGAGAAAGGGAAGGTGagggaggaggaaaaacaaggGAAACCCAGGAGAAAGACGGCCCCTAGCTCTCGACCAAGAACCTCTGCGCGCTCCATTAGATCATCTGCCAAAAGTGACATTATAGCCAAGTTCCAGCAAGGTGCACCAGA GACGCCAATACCTCGCAACTTCAAGATTCAGAAGTCATCTAGTGCTATGGCAACAGGGGCCTCCATAAAACAGAAGATGCTTCAGTGGTGTCGCAGCAAAACACGCAACTACAAG gatgTCAACATAGAAAACTTCTCATCTTCCTGGTGTGACGGGTTGGCGTTCTGCGCTCTGATCCACCGTTTCTTTCCAGACGCATTTGACTACAACTCCCTAAATCCACGGGAAAGGGAGAAAAACTTCAGCTTGGCCTTTCAGACAGCAGA GTCTTTGGCTGACTGCTGCCCTCTTCTGGAAGTAGCTGACATGATCATGATGGGCAACAACCCAGATCCCATGTGTGTTTTCACGTACGTCCAGTCTCTCTGCCACAGCCTCTCCAAAATAGAACAAGAGAGGAGGAGCAAGGAGAAAGAGAAAGTTGGAGATGTGGACAAGGAGACAACCAAAGAGGAAGATGGAGCTGAAGACACAATGGACGATAAAAGTGAGACTTTGGACAGTCATGGTGAAACACAAGGAGAACATTCACAGGCTGAGGAAGGCGGAGAAGAGAAGGGGGCTGCAAATAGCTGTGAGGTGAAGGAAAGTGCAGAAGTTGGGGAACAGTCCTTGACCgaaactgaaggaaaacaaaacaactga
- the LOC112153723 gene encoding uncharacterized protein LOC112153723 codes for MAVQGCLSVSFFALLVVGSFGLPLKGSKSTDQSSSDTHDSSYYASNPRVASDYPASVHYGTARIMSQPVQFFFQEPGLSHEVAEAAPALGSMSSATAEDFYSPGSDSSVQAEQGVDSTQPEAAQPGMPEARWLVPPQSFEEASIDAQAQSTSELLPQPPLPPAGPVLQSGETSNVVKEAELGNYQQETEEFGYPADFTESQQGATNMVLPSVVLPGYWGNPYPGFDYRLLYGLYPPGTYSTFSQSHERGKDYYKDVHYLKEHESEEDEGPQQQKVFPGPPQYSTGQQVASSG; via the exons ATGGCAGTTCAGGGTTGTTTAAG TGTTTCCTTCTTTGCCTTGCTTGTTGTGGGTTCATTTGGGCTCCCCTTAAAAG GCTCAAAATCCACTGACCAGAGCAGTAGTGACACACATGACTCGTCTTACTATGCTTCGAACCCAAGAGTGGCCTCGGATTATCCTGCATCTGTCCACTACGGTACAGCAAGGATAATGTCTCAGCCGGTGCAGTTCTTTTTCCAAGAGCCTGGTCTCTCTCATGAGGTGGCTGAGGCTGCTCCAGCACTTGGTAGCATGAGTTCTGCCACTGCAGAGGATTTCTACTCTCCTGGCTCTGACTCTTCTGTTCAAGCTGAGCAGGGTGTTGACTCTACACAGCCTGAAGCGGCACAACCTGGCATGCCTG AGGCAAGGTGGCTTGTTCCTCCCCAAAGCTTTGAGGAAGCATCAATTGATGCCCAGGCCCAAAGTACCAGTGAGCTCCTCCCACAACCACCTCTGCCACCAGCTGGACCAGTCCTCCAGTCAGGAGAGACCTCCAATGTGGTGAAGGAAGCTGAACTGGGAAACTACCAGCAGGAGACGGAAGAATTTGGCTACCCAGCTGACTTCACAGAATCTCAGCAAGGCGCTACAAACATGGTTCTACCGAGCGTTGTCCTGCCAGGTTACTGGGGAAATCCTTATCCTGGCTTTGACTACAGGCTCCTGTACGGTCTGTATCCTCCTGGCACGTACAGCACATTCAGCCAGAGCCACGAGAGGGGCAAAGACTACTACAAGGATGTCCACTACCTGAAGGAACATGAGTCTGAGGAGGATGAAGGTCCTCAACAACAGAAGGTCTTCCCAGGCCCCCCACAGTACTCAACTGGTCAACAAGTGGCCTCAAGTG GCTAA
- the LOC112153134 gene encoding zinc finger protein 329 yields the protein MSSSSSPNMESQLLSIMNVLVRAAVAEILQLFSESTDSLRLHLTQSLRENETLRLRTKVMRSELFSLKLQTRTNRPASRCFPTRTVTPKPRNKVVVKPPVTEKPSVEVASIALQKENTDKKHCAEVDSADVILIKDEDDVGGCAPVEGQDSCGDERLPQVVAPGSQMIDSVGSSCASNKTSNLRIVSVHGGVEEHLLEKSDTLFSESELQVFSSLSDHNMVPDSLQHFPSSASEHVSGRLGQDSIDEGARRSKLERNHSTQIVSAINPALNVPIVDLNGQVEPPGHMSQFPQQQVVFSHAVNKSLDCSFCGKCFVSREELIAHRASHTGESPILCSTCGKSFVNKTTLNIHMRIHTGEKPYACVQCGKRFTQNGSLKIHLRTHSGEKPYTCNRCPASFNNPSNLRRHMITHNLMRACDMT from the exons ATGTCCTCCTCCAGCAGTCCGAACATGGAGTCTCAGCTTCTGTCCATCATGAACGTCCTGGTGAGAGCGGCGGTGGCGGAGATCCTCCAGCTCTTCTCGGAGAGCACCGACTCCCTCCGCCTCCACCTCACCCAGAGCCTGAGGGAGAACGAAACCCTGAGGCTGAGGACGAAGGTGATGAGGAGCGAGCTCTTCTCCCTCAAGTTACAGACCAGGACCAACCGACCGGCCAGCCGCTGCTTCCCGACGAGAACCGTCACCCCCAAACCGCGAAACAAAG ttgtcGTGAAGCCACCAGTGACAGAGAAGCCATCGGTGGAGGTGGCATCCATTGctcttcaaaaagaaaacaccgATAAAAAACAT TGTGCAGAGGTGGACAGCGCAGATGTTATCCtcatcaaagatgaagatgatgttGGAGGGTGTGCTCCAGTCGAAG GTCAGGACAGCTGTGGAGATGAAAGGCTACCACAAGTTGTTGCCCCAGGATCCCAGATGATAGATTCTGTTGGTTCCTCTTGTGCCTCAAACAAAACCAGCAACCTGAGAATTGTGAGCGTTCATGGTGGAGTTGAAGAGCATCTGCTGGAGAAGAGCGACACTCTTTTTTCTGAATCTGAGCTCCAGGTTTTTAGCTCTCTGTCTGACCACAATATGGTCCCTGACAGTCTGCAACATTTCCCGAGCAGTGCAAGTGAACATGTCTCTGGAAGGCTTGGACAGGATAGCATCGATGAAGGGGCAAGACGCAGCAAACTGGAAAGAAATCATTCTACTCAAATAGTTTCCGCAATAAATCCTGCTTTAAATGTTCCCATAGTAGACCTTAACGGTCAAGTGGAACCCCCCGGTCACATGAGCCAGTTCCCCCAGCAGCAGGTCGTCTTCTCTCATGCTGTCAACAAATCCCTGGACTGCAGCTTCTGCGGGAAGTGCTTCGTCAGCCGTGAGGAACTGATTGCACATCGCGCGAGCCACACTGGAGAGTCGCCCATTCTGTGTTCCACATGTGGCAAGTCCTTTGTCAACAAGACCACGCTGAACATCCACATGCGCATTCACACTGGGGAAAAGCCCTACGCCTGTGTGCAGTGTGGCAAACGCTTCACGCAGAACGGCAGCTTGAAGATCCACCTAAGAACCCATTCAGGAGAAAAGCCCTACACTTGTAATCGGTGCCCCGCCAGCTTCAACAACCCCAGCAACCTGCGCCGGCACATGATCACACACAATTTAATGAGGGCCTGTGACATGACATGA
- the LOC112153721 gene encoding uncharacterized protein LOC112153721 — MAPQVFLRVGLFALFFAASFESAIKDAKSTGQHSSGSHATPNYVPYQRIAPEYSAPVQYSTSRLMSQPMQFVTGPSLSQGVVQATPAFSGMSSAVPQGLLSSGSVYSVPVEGAGGSLQTGAPQAGLPESSWLVAPQSFEEASTNAQAQSNSELLPQPPLPPAGPVLQSGETSNVVREAELGNYQQQMEEFGYPGQPGASEPGFTRLPVPNIVLPGYWGNPYPGFDYRLLYGLYPPGTYSTFSQSHERGKDYYKDVHYLKEHESEEDEGPQQQKVFPGPPQYSTGQQVASRVRR; from the exons ATGGCTCCACAGGTCTTCCTGAG GGTTGGCCTCTTTGCCTTGTTCTTTGCAGCCTCCTTTGAGTCTGCAATTAAAG ATGCAAAGTCTACTGGACAGCACAGCAGTGGTTCCCATGCTACACCCAACTATGTTCCTTACCAGAGGATAGCCCCAGAATACTCTGCACCTGTTCAATACAGCACTTCAAGACTAATGTCTCAGCCAATGCAGTTTGTGACAGGGCCCAGTCTCTCCCAGGGAGTAGTCCAGGCCACTCCAGCATTCAGTGGCATGAGTTCAGCTGTGCCTCAAGGTCTGTTGTCTTCTGGATCTGTTTATTCTGTTCCAGTAGAAGGTGCTGGTGGCTCACTTCAGACTGGAGCACCGCAAGCTGGACTACCTG AATCAAGTTGGCTTGTTGCTCCCCAAAGCTTTGAAGAAGCCTCTACTAATGCTCAGGCCCAAAGTAACAGCGAGCTCCTCCCACAACCACCTCTGCCACCAGCTGGACCAGTCCTCCAGTCAGGAGAGACCTCCAATGTGGTGAGGGAAGCTGAACTGGGAAACTACCAGCAGCAGATGGAAGAATTTGGCTACCCGGGCCAACCAGGAGCATCTGAGCCAGGCTTCACAAGGCTGCCTGTACCGAACATTGTCCTGCCAGGTTACTGGGGAAATCCTTATCCTGGCTTTGACTACAGGCTCCTGTACGGTCTGTATCCTCCTGGCACGTACAGCACATTCAGCCAGAGCCACGAGAGGGGCAAAGACTACTACAAGGATGTCCACTACCTGAAGGAACATGAGTCTGAGGAGGATGAAGGTCCTCAACAACAGAAGGTCTTCCCAGGCCCCCCACAGTACTCAACTGGTCAACAAGTGGCCTCAAGG GTTCGACGCTGA